The segment ATCGGCTGTATTAAATCTACCTATTCCTAACCTTAAAGAAGCATAAGCGAGTTTTTCTGAAAGTCCTAATGCTAAAAGCACGTGAGAAGGACTAGTCTTGGTAGAACTACACGCCGAACCCGAAGATAGCGCCACGATAGGCTGCAATCCTAATAATAAAGCCGCCCCATCCACATCTGCAATGCTAAAGTTCAAGTTTCCCACTAAGCGTCTGTCTAAATCGCCATTTGCTTGAAGGCCTGGTATAGTTTGCAGTTTTGACCATAATTTATGTCTTAAGGTTAGCAATCTTTGAGATTCTGACTTTTGTTCGGCTAAGCCAATTTCTACCGCTTTGGCAAATCCGACAATTTGGGGAGTATACAGGGTTCCAGAACGCATTCCTCGTTCGTGTCCTCCCCCATGTAGTTGAGGTACTAGCTGTACTCTAGGATGTTTGCGCCTAACGTACAAAGCACCTATTCCCTTGGGACCATAAATTTTATGAGCAGTCATTGAGAGTAAATCAATTTTCATTTCCTCCACATCTAAGGGAATTTTACCAATTGCTTGGGCTGCGTCTGTATGGAAAATTACTCCAGCTTGGCGACAAATACCTCCTATTTCTGCTAAGGGTTGTAGCACGCCAATTTCGTTATTAGCTGCCATGATGGAAACTAAAATTGTATCGGGACGAATCGCTTTTTCTAACTCTTGTAGATCGATTAATCCATTTGGTTGAACTGGAAGTAAAGTAATTTCAAAACCCAAACTTTGGAGATAATGACACGGATCTAAAACGGCATTATGTTCTGTTTGAACAGTAATAATATGTTGACCTTTAGAAAAATAAGCTTCAGATATTCCTTTAATAGCTAAATTGTTAGCTTCTGTCGCACCGCTAGTAAAAACTATTTCTGATGGTGAGGCATTAATAGCTTGAGCTAATATTTCTCTAGCTTGACTAATTGCAGCTTCTGCTTCCCAACCATACATATGATTGATACTAGCTGAGTTTCCAAAGTGTTGAGTAAAGTAAGGTAACATAGCAGCTAAGACGCGATCGTCTACAGGAGTTGTTGCTTGGTTATCTAAATATATAGGACGCTGATTCATAGTTATTAATTTGTAGTCCCGATTATGAGTAAAGAAGAACTTTTACTAGAATGTTGGCGAGAATTACCCCCCGAATCCCAAGAACAAGTTCTCTAACTAGCAAAATCCCTGAAACCGCATCCCAAATTCATTCCTGAAACTCCTCTAGCTGAGAAATTGTGGGAAATTAGGCAACGAGCGATCGCCAACGGGATGAAACTTTTGACAGAAGAAGAACTCGAACAAGAACTAGCAGAACGACGAGGTAGATATCGTGAGTCGTAAGATTGCCTATATCGACTCTGGTATCCTCATCAATGCTTTTCGGGGAATCGATCTAGTTGGTATTGATGCACTTCAAATTCTCAATGATACAACACGAGAATTTGCCTCAATCGAATTTTTATGACAACAGAAAAAATAACCAAGTCAATGCATCGCGTTAAAGAAATTCGGATTACCTCGATTGTTGTGGTAGAGACACCACGGCTAGCACCCCCTTACTCAAAGACAAAGACATTGTTACTGGAATTAGAAGTTAGAACTTTGTATAACTAAATAGCCGCACGCCAAGAAAGGCGATCGCACCCTGGCAAATCAGAGATATACCGAGTCAATGTCACGCCAGTTGGCTGACTCAACTCAAAAGCCAAGTTAAATTAGCTCTAAAAGTAATGAAATTATTGAAAGATAGATTAACATTAGCCAGACATTTAGCTGCACCGATTTTAGCTGCTGGTATGACTGTTGGGACGCTGCTACCAACACCCGCTTCGGCTCAACAAACTCCTTGGAATTTTGACCCATCGAACCTCACAAATGTCAATGGAACGTTGTACCTTAGTGGAAATTCTCGACCTTTTAGACCTCCTGGTGAGGAGTTATGGAAAAGTAATGGCACGACTACTGGTACTACCCTCATCCAAGACATATTTCCTGGAAGTGCTAGTTCTGGGTTGTCTAACTTCATCAATGTTAATGGGACGTTATACTTTATTGCCGATAATGGCACTAATGGTTACGAGCTATGGAAGAGTAACGGCACGGCAGCCGGCACTGTCATGGTTAAAGACATAGTTCCTGGAAGTGGCAGTTCTTACCCATATTCCCTCACCAACGTTAATGGGACGTTATACTTTATTGCCAATAATGGCACTAATGGTTACGAGCTATGGAAGAGTAACGGCACGGCAGCCGGCACTGTCATAGTCAAAGACACAGTTCCTGGAAGTGGTAGTTCTGACCCCTCTAACCTTACCAACATCAATGGGACATTATACTTTACCACCTCTAATGGCACTAATGGTTACGAGCTATGGAAGAGTAACGGCACGGCAGCCGGCACTGTCATGGTTAAAGACATAGTTCCTGGAAGTGGCAGTTCTTACCCATATTCCCTCACCAACGTCAATGGGACGTTATACTTTATTGCCAATAATGGCACTAATGGTTACGAGCTATGGAAGAGTAACGGCACGGCAGCCAGCACTGTCATGGTTAAAGACATAGTTCCTGGAAGTGGCAGTTCTGACTCATATTCCCTCACCAACGTTAATGGGACGCTATACTTTACCACCAATAATGGTACTCAGGGTTACGAGCTATGGAAGAGTAACGGCACGGTAGCCGGCACTACCATAGTCGTAGATCTCTTGCCTGGACTTGATAGTTCTAACCCGTATTCCCTCACCAATGTCAATGGGACATTGTACTTTGTCGCTAATAATGGCAGTAATGGTTATGAACTGTGGAAAAGTAACGGCACGGAGGCTAGCACTGTCTTCATCAGAGATATTAACCCTGGACTTGATAGTTCTAACCCGTATTCCCTCACCAATATCAATGGGACATTGTACTTTGCTGCTGATAATGGCAGTAATGGTTACGAACTGTGGAAAAGTAACGGCAGCTATGCCAGCACGGTTCTAGTCAAAGATATTCGGATTGGAAGTGAGAGTTCTTCCCTACGCGAACTCACCAATGTGAATGGAACATTGTATCTTGTAGCTGATGATGGCTCTTTTGACCCCAATAATGCTACTTACGGGTCTAGATTGTGGAAGAGTAATGGCACGGTGGCTGGTACGGTCAAGGTTTATCCTTAAATTGAAGATGGGGGATGGCAAGAATTTGTGAAATTAAATCCTATCTCCCCATCAAATCCTAGTTTTATCGCTAAAATCTCAATATTTGGTATTCTTAAGAGCCGCCTCGACATGCAACACCTGACGTGTAGCAGAAAATGATATCTAAATTACCTACCAAGCACTTTGCAAGCGCAGAACTCCGAAATCATTTGTCCGTGTTGGGTTGAACGCAGTGAAATTCAACCTACCAGTAACAACGGGTTGAATCCCTGATAACATCATTACTTCAGCTTTTTAACCTCTTCAATTGTATGAGTATTGTAATCGGCTTAATCAGTGGCACCTCTGTAGATGGAATTGACACAGCTTTAGTAGAAATTCAAGGTAGAGAAGTAGATTTACAAGTCAAGCTGTTATCTGGTGAAACCTATCCTTATCTAGACAGTTTAAGACAGGAAATCTTAGAAGTTTGTGCGGGCAAGGCTTTATCTATGGCAGAATTAGCTAGGCTAGATGATGCGATCGCCGTTCAATTTGCTCAAGCTGCCCAAAAGATTCAAGTAAATCAGCCTGTAGCTGAATTAATTGGTTCTCACGGACAAACCGTATTCCACCGTCCTCCTCACAATGGTACAGAATTGGGATATAGTCTCCAACTGGGTAGAGGGTCGCTGATTGCCGATTTAACGGTAATTGACACCATTAGTAACTTTCGGGCGGCGGATATCGATGCTAGAGGTCACGGTGCGCCCTTAGTCTCTAAAATAGATGCGTGTCTGCTAGGACATCCGACTGAAAATCGCTGCATTCAAAACATTGGTGGAATCAGTAACGTCACTTACTTACCCGCTAGAGATACCCAAAAAGGGACAGGTATGAAAGGTTGGGATATCGGTCCTGGCAACACTTTACTCGATATTGCCGTGCAGCATCTCAGTCAAGGTACAAAAAACTATGACCAGAATGGAGATTGGGCAGCTAGTGGTAAGCCTTGTCAAGCTTTAGTTATTCAATGGCTGCAAGAACCATATTTTCAGATTTCACCGCCTAAATCTACGGGAAGAGAACTATTTGGCTGGGATTATTTCCAACAGTGTTTGACAGATGCCCAAGAATATCATCTCAGCGATGCCGATTTGCTCGCTACGCTGACGGAATTGACCGTTAGTGCGATCGCCCACAGCTACCGTACTTTCTTGCCTCAAATGCCAGATAGCGTGTTTCTGTGCGGTGGTGGCAGTCACAATCTTTATCTGAAAGATAGATTGCAAGCACAACTGGGCAAAATACCTGTAATGACTACAAATGAAGTGGGTTTGAATGCCGATTACAAAGAAGCTATCTCCTTTGCCGTTTTGGCTTACTGGCGACAGTTAAATATTCACGGCAATTTACCAGAAGTCACTAATGCTAGACAACCTAGACTATTAGGAGAAGTTCACTT is part of the Merismopedia glauca CCAP 1448/3 genome and harbors:
- a CDS encoding cysteine desulfurase family protein; this encodes MNQRPIYLDNQATTPVDDRVLAAMLPYFTQHFGNSASINHMYGWEAEAAISQAREILAQAINASPSEIVFTSGATEANNLAIKGISEAYFSKGQHIITVQTEHNAVLDPCHYLQSLGFEITLLPVQPNGLIDLQELEKAIRPDTILVSIMAANNEIGVLQPLAEIGGICRQAGVIFHTDAAQAIGKIPLDVEEMKIDLLSMTAHKIYGPKGIGALYVRRKHPRVQLVPQLHGGGHERGMRSGTLYTPQIVGFAKAVEIGLAEQKSESQRLLTLRHKLWSKLQTIPGLQANGDLDRRLVGNLNFSIADVDGAALLLGLQPIVALSSGSACSSTKTSPSHVLLALGLSEKLAYASLRLGIGRFNTADEIDLVAEHIMATVSSLRQARVLEPNLQI
- a CDS encoding ELWxxDGT repeat protein: MKLLKDRLTLARHLAAPILAAGMTVGTLLPTPASAQQTPWNFDPSNLTNVNGTLYLSGNSRPFRPPGEELWKSNGTTTGTTLIQDIFPGSASSGLSNFINVNGTLYFIADNGTNGYELWKSNGTAAGTVMVKDIVPGSGSSYPYSLTNVNGTLYFIANNGTNGYELWKSNGTAAGTVIVKDTVPGSGSSDPSNLTNINGTLYFTTSNGTNGYELWKSNGTAAGTVMVKDIVPGSGSSYPYSLTNVNGTLYFIANNGTNGYELWKSNGTAASTVMVKDIVPGSGSSDSYSLTNVNGTLYFTTNNGTQGYELWKSNGTVAGTTIVVDLLPGLDSSNPYSLTNVNGTLYFVANNGSNGYELWKSNGTEASTVFIRDINPGLDSSNPYSLTNINGTLYFAADNGSNGYELWKSNGSYASTVLVKDIRIGSESSSLRELTNVNGTLYLVADDGSFDPNNATYGSRLWKSNGTVAGTVKVYP
- a CDS encoding anhydro-N-acetylmuramic acid kinase; translated protein: MSIVIGLISGTSVDGIDTALVEIQGREVDLQVKLLSGETYPYLDSLRQEILEVCAGKALSMAELARLDDAIAVQFAQAAQKIQVNQPVAELIGSHGQTVFHRPPHNGTELGYSLQLGRGSLIADLTVIDTISNFRAADIDARGHGAPLVSKIDACLLGHPTENRCIQNIGGISNVTYLPARDTQKGTGMKGWDIGPGNTLLDIAVQHLSQGTKNYDQNGDWAASGKPCQALVIQWLQEPYFQISPPKSTGRELFGWDYFQQCLTDAQEYHLSDADLLATLTELTVSAIAHSYRTFLPQMPDSVFLCGGGSHNLYLKDRLQAQLGKIPVMTTNEVGLNADYKEAISFAVLAYWRQLNIHGNLPEVTNARQPRLLGEVHLAIK